The following DNA comes from Epinephelus lanceolatus isolate andai-2023 chromosome 1, ASM4190304v1, whole genome shotgun sequence.
GAACGCCAGCAATGGAGTCCATGTCGTGGTCATTCTGGTCCCCTGCCAGCGGGTCCTCACCTATATCCAGAAaacaagacagagaggagagaatgggagggataataaggcactggTCAAACTCAGTGTGTTTAAAGTGCTTGGGGTTTCCTGTTGAATGACAGTCTTACCTCTCTCAAAGGCATTCTTGATGTCATTGACTTCCACCTGAGAGCCTGACACTCTGAAGATGCCCTCGTGCTGcagacctacacacacacaggtgtttaaATCAAAACCGTTGGGGggattttacatattttgtagTTTCACGCTAAGAAGTTCTGGTAAAATTCCCACTTTAATCTGATCCCGAACCAATCACACTTGACTCAACAATGCAACCAATCAGTGCCCAGGAAAAGCTGATGCTAAACCTATCACTTCACTGGAGAATTTCACTCACCATGGCGACTGATGAAGCGGATGCAGCTCTCGACCATCAGAGGGATGGCCTCGCCAGACTCCTGAAATAAGGGGAGAGGAATTAACTCCCAATGATGGAACACACGACAGGAGGCCGGTGTGTGGAAATCAAACACAAGCGCACTTTCTTGTCAGGAGGATTTCCGCACACACGtctgcacatgcacatgcatcaGTGCACACGTTTGTGTGTGCGGGGCGAGAAGGGAGGGTGGGCACGGTACCCAGCTGTTGCTAGGAGACGGCGCATTTTCCTTTTccctttgtttgtttggggtTTCCAGAAATCTCTGGGAGGTGCAGCTGTGGAAGGTATTTTGGCTGATATATGTGCCCATTGTAATGCAAATCCCATTGtagttttaatgtgtttaaaacaTGACTTTCGTTTGAAATTAATGATCAAATGATTTCTTTGTAAAGTGAGAGCTGCTGGCCAAAACACGAGCTATCCACAAGGGGGAGCCACAAACATGAGATTCCCTGATGGAGCAGTTGGCTTTTGATCACTAATGCCTTGCTTCACGTTGCATTACAGTACACCAGCAGACAGATTTATCTGTAGACATAATTGTATTTGTGTATTGGGTTGTATTAATCTGAGTTATGTGATAATAACCAAAATGCTGTCAACCTCTAGGTGCCCATACACCCTGTGGGCAGAGGATAATGTGagaaaacatgtggtttgagtTAAAAACAAAGCTTCAGCAGGCTCTAACTGAGACGCTAACAGCCGCTcagaaacaaagacacactTCTGACAGATAATTACCTGCTTCCGTACCGCCGAGTTCCTCCGTCcgctacagagagagagagagagagaaagaaacagcgCTCTGTCATTATGTCTCCAGAGAAAGTCTATTTATACTCACACAACTCTGGTAACGCTCTATTTGTATGTACAGACACATATGCACATGTGTTGAAAATATCTATAAACAGTGACAGGGAAAATAATACTCCAGGTTGCCAAGAAATCAAGCTCAAACGCTGCTATGGTatatgcatgcgtgtgtgtgtgtgtgtgtgtgtgtgtgtgtgtgtgtgtgtgtgtgcgcatattTCCTTCCTTCACCACACCTACCTGGCAAGGCAACAGTCAGTCTTCTGACCTAAAGGGGAGAGAAACAGGAAGAAGGGGAGGGGACACGGAGAGAGAGATAGACAGTTATAGTAAAAGCAGGACACATGAGGAAACAGCTTGAGATGGACAGAAACAGGGAAACAAACTTCCCACTGAAgctgtatacacacacaggttttCCTGTAAGGTTGTGGAAATGCATACACATTCGGCCCTAAGGAACACCCTCATCTCACACTTAAACTCACAGCTGCATCCACATAtggtcactgtcactgtgacctcgccCTCCACTcattcgcacacacacacacccacacccacacagcgCTTGTGATTATTAGATATATTAAACCCACTCTGCTTGTCCTGATGTGTCCCACTAAACCACTCATCCCTCTGATCTGCTGCTTGTTCCGCCTCGAGGCACTGGGCCTTTTCCTGAATCCATCTCCCTCCTACTGGGGAGGCTCCCAGTACGCACGCatgcgcacgcacgcacgcacgcacgcacgcacgcacgcacgcacgcacgcacacacacacacacacacacacacacacacacacacacacacacacacacacacacacacacacacacacacacaggacacaagGATAATGTCTAAAAGGTATGAAGGACACTCACTCTCTCCCAGGGTCTTGTCGATGAGGTCATGCTTGGCCTCCAGCTTGGTGATCAGGTTCCTGCCTTCCAGAAACTCCTTCAGCttctacagacacacacacacacgcacactgggGTCGCACAATGCACTACACTAATGCACAAATGTTCCTGATAAATCCTCCATGACCGTAACTAGCACTAACCGTGAAGTAAAACTGCTCCGTCTCCTGCTGATTGGCCCGTCGTTTGGCTAGACTGGGCTTGCTGAGATAGGATTCGCTGAAAGTGGACTTGACTGACTCCATGCTGTTGCTGTGATGGAAGCACTCTGAGACATCGAAGTCCTCCACCGTCACCATGTCTTGGATGGTGGACAGGGTGGCCTCCATGGTTTTCTTCACCTGATGGGCAGGAAGTGAGAGGAGAAAAGATAGAAAGCAAAAGCTGTGATTAACACACAAGACGGCTGCAAGAGGTAAAAAGATCAATTAACAATATAGAGAGATGTCTGACCTCCTCATTCTCAATCTTGAGTGTCGAGAGGCgggactgcagctgctgacacCTCTGGAGCAGCTCGCTTTCCAGCGCCTGCTGTGCGCACAACACTcccatctacacacacacacacacacacaggaacacagtgGAAAGTTAGACAATTAATAATGTGAGATAACAGCATCACAAACAGTCATATCATAACATCATAACAGTGCactgacttaaagggataggtCAGATCCTTTGAAACAGGGTTGTAtaaggtacttatccataaACAGTCTATCATCAACAGTAAATGTTGGCTTGGTACGTCTCccgtttggagaagcagacaggagtaccgcTATGGAAgctaatgtactgctgtggatgggggcagcagcaaaatgtattttagccactcAGAAGAAGGTCTACAGAAAGAATTGTTAACAGTTTAAGTGTGCACTacattgagaatattttcatcactttaccttgctgtcagccctttccaacagggaagcacttaacagcttcagtttcccATCCACACTGTCATAAAAGCTACCAGATTCCATTGaggaaaacagtaattttgcctcacttaacacaggagctgctggtataacgctgccttgatcagttcgtttgtttgtattattgtgtgactttagtgatTCTGAACTAACTCAGTCACACAACCAAAGTTTCACTGGAGTCTGGCACTAAAGAGAGCGAcaaaaacagcttcagttccccatcagaaatCTCTGTCTGATGACAAGGTTAAGTGGTAAAGAACTtcctaaatatagcatacactaaaacacattttgctgctgccctgtccacagcagtacattgcttagcttccttGTCAGCACTCTagcctgcttcttcaaactggggTCGTGctgaccaccatctactgtatgtaatccAATGACTATGGGTAAGTACTtcacacaaccccacttcaaaagatctgaactatccctttaagcttcaATAAGAAGAAACAACACGCCTAATAAGAATGACTCGAGGAGCACAACTGTACCGTGTCTCCCATGTGGGACTGGAAGTCAAAGCGAGCTGGGGGACAGAAGACATTGTTGTAGGTCTCCATCAGTTTCTGTTTGTCCCCGTTGGCCTCCAGACTCTCTGTGGCTCCCTCCAGTGTCTCCAGGCCGGAGTGTTTCGACGACTCTACGTTCTGTTCTGCAGATAGGTAGGTCCTCAGGGCGCGGTGCAGGCTGGCGTGGTAGCCTAGGTCACAGCACTGTCACACCCACACATAAAACTAGATTAACACACATGGTGATATGCCAACACTGCAAATATTGCTGGTAAAAGAGAAATTATATCAGTGGACAAAGAAGAGCAAACGTGCAAAGAGAGGTGACCGGTCTGCTGCCTTCATTAGGAACACTGAAGCTAATGTGAAGAGACTGATCAAGAGGCCACCAACGgctaaagcacacacacacacacacacacacacacacacacacacacacacacacacacacacactcactatgTCGACAAATGTTAGCTGCTCCCACAGAGTAACATGGTGTGTTGATACTCACGTCAATGATGTCGGAGAGGTCATGGATGTAATATTTGAAGACGCAGCTGTTGGTAGCCTCAAGAGCTAGCAGGTACTCATTCCTGGCCTTGATGGCCTTCAGCTTGTTCTCTGTGTACTTAGCTTGTCTCTGATAAAACCCACAGACAGATTgtacaaagagagagaaaaaacaaattgtAGGGGAGGTAATGAAAGAAATCAGAAGAATGGTAATGACAGGTAGtgagagggaaggaaggaagagggaTAATAGGTGTTAGAGTGAAACGCCTCAGTATTGATTATGGATAATAAGAAGTGGAGAACCATGTTGCTGTGACAGGCCCCAGCTGTAGCAGACAAGGTTAGCAATAACCCAGTCGTGCCCTCATAAATCATTCATGAGATGCACATCGTAAGTCAGTGTGACAACAGGTGGAGCACTCTGAAACAGCTTTCCTCTCTCTACCCgttgcccccccaccccccccagcAGGGTCCGGCTCCACTCACCTTCTCCTTCATCTTCTCGATTTTCTTGACACTGGAGCGTCGGACGGGCTTCTCGTCGGTCTTGATGCTGGCCAAGGTGTCGGGGGAGCGCGGCGTCTGTCGGTCGTCTTGTCTACCAGAGCGTCCCATCTGCTTCTCCTCCTGCTTCTCCGCCTCCTTCAGCTTGGACTCGGCATTGATGCTGTCAGTGTTGTACATGTGGTAGGTCTTCATCACCTGGGAACACAGGGTTGAGATTTGCAGGTAAACACGAGTGTGCGCTTTGCCCCAGTTTATCTCTTACTTCAGTTTTTGGCTCAGGATCAAAAGCAGTTTTTCATCAGTCAGCATAATGTGGGGCACCGAGGCTCAATACACAAACAGCACAGTCTACACAGACAGATCTTTTTGGCGCTGGCATTCCAAAATATTGCTGCGAATGAGTCACACAACCAGCCTCCTCCACTGTACAACACCAGTGACATGGTGGTATGAGTTTGACATGAAGagttaaacacatgaaacaagtgtgtgtgtgcagtgtcaGCCTTATTCCAGTGACCACCACCGGAGCAATCATTACTGCTCAAACCCTTCCAAAACattgcagacagacacactgctCCGTCTGTGAGCATGCATGTGAGCATGTGCGCGTCACTCAAACCAGATCTATTTCTATCTCTTACTATATACTATAATTACAGCACAAGACCTGCTTTTATGGGCCTAGCTGAGCTGCAGCTATACAGTTGCTTGCTGCTCAGAGCTGTGCCGTGAGAGGAAACtttgcccacacacacaaacacacacagacagacagaaaaacacactctGATTGCCTCAGTCTTTTTGGCAGTACCATAGACATGTGTAACCAGACGCTATGGAGCCCCTGACAGCGTGAGAAGACCAAAACAACAGACAGTGATGATGTCTGAAATATCAATACTCAGCTCGGACTATCCAAATAGTAAAAACAGTGCCTTACAGTAGAATGAGAGTACAGTGTACAGAATATTTAGAGGCATTCTTTGTAAAACTTTGATCAACAAGAGTCTACAGCTATGCTAGCGGCTCCGTCAGGCTGCACTTAGCCACAGTGgcgctttgagctaaatgctaccATAAGCCAGCATGCTGACACATTCACAATTACAGTGCTAACACGCAGATACAATGTTTACTATGATTCCGTTTGTCGtcttaacatgctaacatgctaattagCCCTGAACACGTAGCACAGCTgaagctgatgggaatgtcattagctTTACAGGTATTTGGTTATAAACctaagtattggacaaattaaaattcTGATCTGATGATGGCAGTTACTAAAGCTGCTTTCACACTACGAGCAACAAagcaacaggctacaagtcATCTTTAATGGCGGCCAGTGACATGAAGCTTCAAAGTGCCACCCAATATTTGTCCCTGCTTGACAGGCGTGACACACTGCGAATCAAAACTCGCTAGCCTAAACTTTTTCAGCACTTCAATGACACCATGAAGCATCAGCcaatcatatgtttttgtttctagcaCCACGCCAGCTCCCTGTGTATTGCAGTGCACACAGAGATGCCAAGGGGCAGCAAAATGTGACATCTTTGTTGCGagttgcagaaacacacaagccCATGACGAAGCAACAAGGGCTTGAGCGACACTTCAGTGGCCACTCTGTGACTACTTAGCTGGCCGCACTGTTGCTTTGTCAGTGGTAGTGTTAACAAAGCataagggatcaccaaagttaatGTACCAAATTTGATGGCAATCCGTCCAATAGTCATGAGGAATTACattcaaaaccaaaaatatgAACCTGCTGGTAGTGCCGCAGCAGGAAGAGTCAGGTTATCACCAAAATTAAAGCTTCTTCCTCTGGAGACCATCTTAATTCATCCAATagttttttgctctgttttgttttgtttttgtgatcaGATTTTTACAATAGTTTATatttgagatatttcagcctGGACCAAAGAGGAGGACATACCAAACAGCAGCTTTTCCTTGAGCCAAGCCGCTAGTCAATCTTTATGtcgtgtttttgtgttggcTATAAGCTTAGTGTTGTCAGCTTCTGTCAtatctaaatattaaaataattgtataATTATAATAGTacaattataataattaaaataacttttaCTTGCAACCAGTTCTTGTCGTAACAAACTTTGTACCTTTGGTTTTGAAATATACTGTTAAAGAATGTTGATAAGCACGTTTTTTAGCAGATTTAGCATCTCATAACACCTGTGAGGAAAAGACTGCTAAACCTGACACTACTCTCTCCCTTGAGCTGTACAAGTTGCAAGAGATCACAACACATAATAATGGATCCACATATGTGATTGCCATGCCAGTGGTTTTTCTTACCGTGTAAAGCTCATTAAGAACTTTCAGCAGGTCCTCTTGCAGCTGCACGCCGACCTCTTTGCTCTGaagggacagagagaaaaagacagattaATGTAGCTCAGCGTCATTACTTGCAGCTTCTACCGTCCGTCCATCTACCTGCTCATCGCTCTGCCGACTAATGACATCCACACCCACTCAGTCATGTGGTCAACCCACTGCCACATCATCAATCAAGACTAGATTATCTGGCTAAAATGGAAGTGGAGGAGTCGCGAGTCCAGATAAACGAGCAAGGCAGTAATGGACTTGATGGATTGTGGACTTTAAGGAGGAAGCTACAGATACTGATCTTTACATGTTGGCCAGGAGGAAAGAAGAGCAAGACAGAGAGGGCGAGTGGATGATGAagccagagacagagagcgagatGACTAAGttgaaaaagataaaaaagagacaaaagaggGAGGCCAGGGAGTAGTACAGGCACTACCATGCTCCAGACATAACTGCCCGGGAGCCACTAGT
Coding sequences within:
- the srgap2 gene encoding SLIT-ROBO Rho GTPase-activating protein 2 isoform X4 — encoded protein: MTSPAKFRKDKEIVAEYETQVKEIRAQLVEQLKCLDQQCELRVQLLQDLQDFFRKKAEIEVDYSRNLEKLAERFLTKTRSTKDHLLKKEHSILSPVNCWNLLLLQVKRESRDHATLSDLYLNNIIPRFAQISEDSGRLFKKSKEVGVQLQEDLLKVLNELYTVMKTYHMYNTDSINAESKLKEAEKQEEKQMGRSGRQDDRQTPRSPDTLASIKTDEKPVRRSSVKKIEKMKEKRQAKYTENKLKAIKARNEYLLALEATNSCVFKYYIHDLSDIIDCCDLGYHASLHRALRTYLSAEQNVESSKHSGLETLEGATESLEANGDKQKLMETYNNVFCPPARFDFQSHMGDTMGVLCAQQALESELLQRCQQLQSRLSTLKIENEEVKKTMEATLSTIQDMVTVEDFDVSECFHHSNSMESVKSTFSESYLSKPSLAKRRANQQETEQFYFTKLKEFLEGRNLITKLEAKHDLIDKTLGESQKTDCCLASGRRNSAVRKQESGEAIPLMVESCIRFISRHGLQHEGIFRVSGSQVEVNDIKNAFERGEDPLAGDQNDHDMDSIAGVLKLYFRGLDQALFPKEVFHDLISCVSMESLQERAVHIKKGLQSLPSKTLIIMRYLFAFLNHLSQYSEENMMDPYNLAICFGPTLMSVPEGHDQVSCQAHVNELIKTIIIHHDTIFPGPQDLPGPIYTIPGAGDDFCDSPHCEPPLVEEPAPDTVSVIHNSEDVTTALTV